From Channa argus isolate prfri chromosome 21, Channa argus male v1.0, whole genome shotgun sequence, one genomic window encodes:
- the zdhhc17 gene encoding palmitoyltransferase ZDHHC17 — protein sequence MADAMEEYEKEAGCVPILHPEEIKPQSHYNHGYSENVSRKNHVDDYSTWDIVKATQYGIFERCRELVEAGFDVRQPDKENVTLLHWAAINNRIDLVKYYISKGAIVDQLGGDLNSTPLHWATRQGHLSMVVQLMKYGADPSLIDGEGCSCVHLAAQFGHTSIVAYLIAKGQDVDMMDQNGMTPLMWAAYRTHSVDPTRLLLTFNVSVNLGDKYHKNTALHWAVLAGNTTVISLLLDANANVDAQNIKGETPLDLAKQRKNVWMINHLQEARQAKGYDSPSYLKRLKMDKEFRQKVMLGTPFVVIWLVGFIADLDIDSWLIKGIMYAGVWVAVQFLSKAFFDHSMHSALPLGIYLATKFWMYTTWFYWFWNDLPFATVHVPFLVNTLALFYNFGKSWKSDPGIIKASEEQKKKTIVELAETGSLDLSIFCSTCLIRKPIRSKHCAVCNRCIAKFDHHCPWVGNCVGSGNHRYFMGYLFFLLCMICWMIYGCISYWRIHCATSYAKDGFWLYLTQIASCSPWMFWMFLNSIFHFMWVAVLIMCQLYQIAALGITTNERMNARRYKHFKVTATSIESPFNHGCIRNLIDFFEIRCCGLIRPVTVDWTAQYTIEYEQTSGSGYQLV from the exons GAAATCAAACCCCAGAGTCATTACAACCATGGCTACAGTGAGAATGTCAGCCGTAAAAACCACGTGGATGACTACAGCACCTGGGACATTGTCAAAGCCACGCA GTATGGAATCTTCGAGCGGTgcagggagctggtggaggcGGGTTTTGATGTTCGGCAGCCAGACAAAGAAAACGTAACGCTCCTGCACTGGGCCGCCATCAACAATAGGATAGACTTGGTCAA GTACTACATATCAAAGGGAGCCATAGTTGACCAGTTGGGAGGAGATCTGAACTCTACACCTCTGCACTGGGCCACCAG GCAAGGCCATCTATCCATGGTGGTGCAGTTGATGAAATACGGGGCAGACCCATCTTTGATCGACGGTGAGGGCTGCAGCTGCGTCCATCTGGCCGCCCAGTTCGGCCACACTTCCATCGTGGCCTACCTTATCGCCAAAGGACAG GATGTGGACATGATGGATCAGAATGGCATGACTCCTCTGATGTGGGCGGCTTACAGGACACACAG TGTGGATCCTACCCGGCTGCTACTGACCTTTAACGTGTCAGTCAATCTCGGGGACAAatatcacaaaaacacagcactgcACTGGGCCGTGCTGGCAGGCAACACCACTGTCATTAGCCTGCTGCTGGATGCCAATGCTAATGTTGATGCCCAGAACATCAag ggTGAAACACCACTAGATCTCGCCAAGCAAAGAAAGAACGTGTGGATGATCAATCACTTACAGGAAGCACGGCAGGCCAAAGGGTATGACAGCCCGTCCTACCTGAAGAGACTGAAGATGGACAAG GAGTTCCGGCAGAAGGTGATGCTGGGAACGCCCTTTGTTGTCATCTGGCTTGTCGGTTTCATCGCCGACCTGGATATTGATTCTTGGCTCATCAAGGGCATAATGTATGCTGGTGTCTGGGTTGCGGTGCAGTTCCTCTCTAA GGCTTTCTTCGACCACTCCATGCACAGTGCCCTCCCTCTGGGAATCTACCTGGCCACTAAGTTCTGGATGTACACCACCTGGTTCTACTGGTTCTGGAACG ATCTGCCTTTTGCCACTGTCCATGTGCCCTTCCTGGTAAACACCCTGGCTCTGTTCTACAACTTTGGAAAATCTTGGAAGTCTGACCCAGGAATCATCAAAGCATCAgaggagcaaaagaaaaag ACGATTGTGGAGCTGGCAGAGACAGGCAGCCTGGATTTGAGCATATTCTGCAGCACCTGTTTG ATACGGAAACCAATCAGGTCCAAACACTGCGCCGTGTGTAACCGGTGCATCGCTAAGTTCGACCACCACTGCCCCTGGGTGGGGAACTGTGTCG GAAGTGGGAATCACCGCTACTTCATGGGTTATCTGTTCTTTCTGCTTTGTATGATTTGCTGGATGATATACGGCTGCATCTCCT ACTGGAGGATCCACTGTGCCACCAGTTATGCCAAGGATGGTTTTTGGCTCTATCTGACCCAGATCGCTTCCTGCTCCCCCTGGATGTTCTGGATGTTCCTCAACagcattttccatttcatgtGGGTGGCCGTGCTCATCATGTGTCAGCTCTACCAG ATTGCGGCTCTGGGAATCACCACCAACGAGAGAATGAACGCTAGGCGATACAAGCACTTTAAAGTCACAGCCACGTCCATCGAAAGCCCATTCAA CCATGGCTGCATCCGGAACCTCATAGATTTCTTCGAGATCCGCTGCTGTGGTCTGATCCGGCCCGTAACAGTGGACTGGACCGCACAGTACACAATAGAATATGAACAGACCTCTGGCTCAGGTTACCAGCTGGTgtag